In Mytilus edulis chromosome 3, xbMytEdul2.2, whole genome shotgun sequence, the genomic window AACAATTACCTAGAGAATCCTATTATTATATGATTCAACATGGCTTTCTGACAGATTTCTTCCATCACAACTGTATTTATTAAGTGATTTTCATATGTAAATACAATGGAATTAAATCATATCATGTATGATTTGAATCAACAGTTTCTATCCGAAAACAAAATTTTCAATAGAgagtttatatatactttttgcAGAAGAAATTGACAATTGACTTTTAAAGAGGGAAGGCAATAAAAGACTTGAAAAGTTTATATTGACTAAAAACATGAAGAACCTAATTCTATGTTGTACATGATTGCCAAACCGTAGCTAAGTAATTTATCTTAAAAATATTGTTATTACCAGAAGTTGTCCTTAAAACATTCTCAATCTTTGGTGAACTTTATTATTGGATTTATCATTTTAATACCTATTGGTCATAAACTACTTTggttacatttaaaataaacctGTATTAATATTAGACCTATAAATACACGGTTTTGTCTTGCCTGCatttaagaaatattaaatactttaatcaaatgtgaaaaaaaaatgttattaaggAATTTTACAAACTCcaatttgaatgatttttttcaaacacaGTTCTACACAAAGGCTGTGAAATGACTTAGGAATTAACAAATGGAAGCACCATAATTTGtcattacaaataataaatatacatcACAAATCAAAGTGTTCCTGTTCAAACATGCATATTGCGTATAAAAGTACACAAGTTGCAAAGGGACTCACATGATTAACTGAATTTGTccttatattatataataataaatcttCCCTTTTTTACAAGATTTTGCCAACAAAGTATGTAATGTCTGATTTTTCACGTTTGATATGCCCCTTTTTTATCACACATATTCTCATttctataagttatatggttcgctactgaccccctacagaTCAATAGCGGGttagtaaaattcataggggccgaatcccctatggattttattcaccctctatggtctgtagggggtcagtagttaaccgtataacgaatttatcgcacgctggactttttctgctgcgttatgttgaaaaataaacaatgaaacacaacaacattaatagatgatgTCACCATAAACGTGTCATGAACCCtcatgaaatttactaaccccctacggtctcatagggggtcaccatgtGAGGGCGTTCAACCAATCACAACATGATATTTTACCTGCGGTGCGATAAAAAAGGATATCAATCACAATTCCCCTAATTAACAACACACTTTTGCAACAAGTGCATGTACAAAAGTTCtacatgataaaataataaagatgtgTTATTCAATTATATCAGAATACATGATCAAACATATCATTGTACATCAGAAGGAAGCTATAAATCCTAAAGAGAATACAGATTTAAAGATTTCTGATAAACTTCAAAATAGAGGTTTAACTTTTTTGATCCTATCTTTTCTGAGGTGtgtgaaatattagaaaatattttgacatgaaacAGACATTTAACTTTTACAGCCTACCTTTTCCAAGGtgtttgaaatataatattagaaaatatttgGACATGAAACAAGAGGTTTAACTTTTATAGCCTCCTTTTTCCCAGATgtttgaaatattagaaaatatcTAGACATGAAATAGAACataaattaaatttaacaaaCAATCACAGATTGATTTTATAGGTTGCTAGTTCCATTACAGGAATGTTCAAAGGATCTTTTACTACCAGTGCTTTACTTCTGTTGTACAGATGTGTTAGAGTTGTCTCTCTTGCATCACTAATTGTCAAGTCTGGTAAAATGGAAGACAAAGTTACATCCTTACTTAAAGGACACTGAAGATAATTTGCATTAAATCCACATTTATATCCTCTACGATGTAAAATTAAACTTGTCCCGTCATAATCAAGGTCAGAGTTCACTAAGTTTTTCAAACTGACCAATGAGATATCACAGGGTAAAGACTGACTTGCTACATCAAAGTTTGGTCTAATGACCTCAGAGTTAATTGTTGTATAGAACACGACAGGTGGTTGCTGAAGTGCTTCATTAATGATCATGGCTGATAATGAAGAAGATGTTGTCATTGGTTCAGGTTCTGTGTTATCTCTATATTCTATCTGTAAAATGAATTCACTAAGTGTTGGTTTGTTGTCTGTAACCCCCTGTCCAAGTCCTTTATTATCATCATACATTAACTGTCTATCTAACATCATTTCTAATTCTCCTTGTTTTAAACTTGCCACACCATGAGCTTGTCCTGCATGGACAGTTACACGTTTGGCAGAATCCTCAATAATACTCATAGTAGTCATAGGGAAATAGTTAGCTGCTATTCCAATTTCTGATTTAGTTCTACGTTTTATCAACTGGTACCCATTCTGATCACTATAATACTGGAGATTTTCGTTCATAACGTCAGTGTGCAATCTCATTATAATTTCCCAATCTTTTGTTTTGGATGCATGCATATCTACCACATTCTGTATATGAAAGTTTTGGCCTTGTTCTGTTGGCACTTTGTAAAGAATAACTGTATGATGAATTATCGGATGTAAAACTTCGATCTTTGACATAAGGGGCCCTTCTGTTACACGTACAACTGGCTGACCCCAGACATTAGGTAACGGATCTGCCTCCCcttttggaaaaaatatatatgcaccaCTACCTCTTGAAGTGTAATACATaaattgtatttgtatgtttgtaaCATTTCCTGTCCTTTTGTCTAGCACTTTCTGTAAGAGTCCTGTAACAGGGTCAAACTCTCCCAAAATAAAGTCATTTTCTATTCGTAATTTCTGACTTTGTTTTGGTTGGAATACTGGACGATTCTGAGCAAACTTTAAATTTGGTGCTACATCTAATTCCATTGAATTATAAACACTCAGTAAAGAAGGATACATTTCCTTACAATCACCTTTTCTCAATAAAAATGTGTGTATTCCAAGTGGAGGTAACTCTACCAAAAATGTTATTTCAAACTTTGATCTAGAAACAGAAACTTTCGAAATCCATACTGGATTTAATTGATAtgacattattttcatatttttatccaAAACTTGTAAATCATCATTGCTTACTATCAAAGAAAttaacatatttctatttttaggtaATGGATTGAACACTACTATGGTAGTTCCTGAATCAGAAATTGAGATGGTCCTTTGACTTGTTCCTACATTAAATTTTTGTCGAACAAGTTCTGGTGACAGAATGAGTGGAGAAGTGAATTTTCCTTTTGTCAATAAAGTCTGCAGAGCCATAC contains:
- the LOC139515915 gene encoding alpha-mannosidase 2x-like isoform X2, which produces MKFQQRLVCIAASSIIVVVYLIFLANVHLVSLHGQDSEQIKVSLRESPLHLTNYDWQEPDQQQCRVLDNLESFSNLTSLYLRDKAKYDTLSNGQYELPTKSYDPDDIPEKLNVILIPHSHNDAGWLRTLEEYYIYTTKKILNNMVIKLKQYPNMTFVWAETVFLSMWWNELEDDTKVHVRNLVKRGQLEIVLGGWVMPDEASTHYVSVIDQLMEGHLWLYENLHVKPQNSWSIDPFGHSGTVPYILKKSGIDNMVIQRIHQATKSALASVKSLEYKWHQPWDTSGKYDILCHVMPYMLYSIQYTCGPDPYVCFQFDFRHSDNPEKKAFAKRKITGANIDKMANFLYQQFRKKSSLYEYNTILVPIGDDFRYDSLHEWDEQYNNYQQLMRYLNSRKDWNINVQFGTVADYFSLLKRESKKKNFPTLAGDFFPYSDQNYLYWTGFYTTRPFDKRFSREVESNLRTADILNTLAFGYCNKWNVKFAHSHETASLLQQARRHLGLFLHHDAITGTSKDYVMENYESKLLEAYNDTQKVMSMALQTLLTKGKFTSPLILSPELVRQKFNVGTSQRTISISDSGTTIVVFNPLPKNRNMLISLIVSNDDLQVLDKNMKIMSYQLNPVWISKVSVSRSKFEITFLVELPPLGIHTFLLRKGDCKEMYPSLLSVYNSMELDVAPNLKFAQNRPVFQPKQSQKLRIENDFILGEFDPVTGLLQKVLDKRTGNVTNIQIQFMYYTSRGSGAYIFFPKGEADPLPNVWGQPVVRVTEGPLMSKIEVLHPIIHHTVILYKVPTEQGQNFHIQNVVDMHASKTKDWEIIMRLHTDVMNENLQYYSDQNGYQLIKRRTKSEIGIAANYFPMTTMSIIEDSAKRVTVHAGQAHGVASLKQGELEMMLDRQLMYDDNKGLGQGVTDNKPTLSEFILQIEYRDNTEPEPMTTSSSLSAMIINEALQQPPVVFYTTINSEVIRPNFDVASQSLPCDISLVSLKNLVNSDLDYDGTSLILHRRGYKCGFNANYLQCPLSKDVTLSSILPDLTISDARETTLTHLYNRSKALVVKDPLNIPVMELATYKINL